A single genomic interval of Hevea brasiliensis isolate MT/VB/25A 57/8 chromosome 4, ASM3005281v1, whole genome shotgun sequence harbors:
- the LOC110644480 gene encoding uncharacterized protein LOC110644480, whose product MRFLLVFVSCCGATGGESSVKESLEPNRRRSEETRTLMVHRTLQTPNARRSRRRKRGRVGLGYPSSAAAMAEWKPTLCSIAEDNVVLVEERTERVAKRNGSGGRRSGGSREVANVSNYNDYDRRSNQYTVIPTFSASPFMI is encoded by the exons ATGAGGTTTTTATTGGTATTCGTCTCGTGTTGCGGGGCCACTGGTGGCGAAAGCTCAGTTAAGGAATCTCTGGAACCGAATAGAAGGCGTTCGGAGGAGACTCGGACGCTGATGGTGCATCGGACGCTGCAGACTCCGAATGCGAGGAGAAGTAGGAGAAGGAAAAGAGGTAGAGTGGGTTTGGGATATCCGTCGTCCGCGGCTGCGATGGCTGAGTGGAAGCCGACGCTTTGCTCGATAGCTGAGGATAACGTGGTGTTGGTGGAGGAGAGAACGGAAAGAGTGGCAAAGAGGAACGGCAGTGGAGGACGTCGTAGTGGTGGGTCCCGTGAAGTAGCTAATGTTAGTAACTACAACGATTATGACAG GCGGAGTAATCAGTACACGGTAATTCCAACATTCTCAGCCAGTCCGTTCATGATTTAG